A single window of Rana temporaria chromosome 1, aRanTem1.1, whole genome shotgun sequence DNA harbors:
- the ABHD4 gene encoding (Lyso)-N-acylphosphatidylethanolamine lipase isoform X2 encodes MSKLKAVESKILQCIKNRFSAGYVSLPDQNKIWTLTVSPELREKTPLVMVHGFGGGIGLWIQNIDRLSSRRAVYAFDLLGFGRSSRPTFPSDPEAAEEQFVSSIEQWREEMGIKDMILLGHSLGGFLATSYSTKYPQRVKHLILVDPWGFPALPTDPSELRSPPAWVKAIAAVLGRSNPLAVVRAAGPWGPRLVQRFRPDLKRKFEEFFEDDTIMEYIYHCNAQTPSGESAFKAMMERFGWAKRPMLPRLNLIPKTLPITFIYGAETWIDSSTGEKAKELRPDSYVHTLAIKGASHHVYADQPNIFNEVVDEICDAVD; translated from the exons ATGTCAAAATTAAAGGCAGTGGAATCCAAGATACTTCAAT GTATCAAGAACCGATTCTCTGCAGGCTATGTCTCTTTACCGGATCAGAACAAGATTTGGACATTGACAGTGAGCCCAGAGCTCCGGGAAAAGACGCCTTTAGTGATGGTTCATGGTTTTGGAGGTGGGATAGGACTTTGGATTCAAAACATAGACCGCCTTAGCTCACGGCGGGCTGTCTATGCTTTTGATTTATTGGGATTTGGGCGTAGCTCCCGACCAACCTTTCCAAGTGATCCAGAAGCGGCAGAAGAGCAGTTTGTATCATCCATTGAGCAGTGGAGAGAGGAGATGGGAATTAAGGACATGATTCTCCTGGGGCATAGCTTGGGTGGATTCCTGGCTACATCGTATTCTACGAAATACCCACAGAG AGTGAAACATCTCATTCTTGTTGATCCATGGGGCTTCCCAGCCTTGCCAACAGACCCCAGTGAGCTGCGTTCTCCTCCAGCATGGGTTAAAGCTATTGCAGCAGTTCTTGGACGATCCAATCCTTTGGCTGTTGTGAGAGCAGCAGGACCTTGGG GTCCCAGATTGGTGCAAAGATTTCGTCCAGACTTGAAAAGGAAATTTGAGGAGTTCTTTGAGGACGACACTATAATGGAATACATTTACCACTGCAATGCTCAGACACCAAG TGGTGAAAGTGCTTTCAAAGCCATGATGGAGAGGTTTGGCTGGGCTAAGCGACCGATGTTGCCTCGTCTTAATTTGATTCCTAAAACTCTTCCCATCACATTCATCTATGGGGCAGAGACctggattgacagcagcacgggGGAAAAGGCCAAGGAACTACGACCTGACTCTTATGTGCATACACTG GCCATCAAAGGTGCCTCTCACCATGTATATGCAGATCAGCCAAATATCTTCAATGAAGTGGTGGATGAGATTTGTGATGCGGTGGATTGA
- the ABHD4 gene encoding (Lyso)-N-acylphosphatidylethanolamine lipase isoform X1, whose product MPGVQETGAVMSEELEEQSHWLTGWIPSWCPTSMSKLKAVESKILQCIKNRFSAGYVSLPDQNKIWTLTVSPELREKTPLVMVHGFGGGIGLWIQNIDRLSSRRAVYAFDLLGFGRSSRPTFPSDPEAAEEQFVSSIEQWREEMGIKDMILLGHSLGGFLATSYSTKYPQRVKHLILVDPWGFPALPTDPSELRSPPAWVKAIAAVLGRSNPLAVVRAAGPWGPRLVQRFRPDLKRKFEEFFEDDTIMEYIYHCNAQTPSGESAFKAMMERFGWAKRPMLPRLNLIPKTLPITFIYGAETWIDSSTGEKAKELRPDSYVHTLAIKGASHHVYADQPNIFNEVVDEICDAVD is encoded by the exons ATGCCCGGTGTACAGGAGACAGGAGCTGTGATGTCTGAGGAGCTGGAGGAACA GTCTCATTGGTTAACTGGCTGGATACCATCTTGGTGCCCAACTTCCATGTCAAAATTAAAGGCAGTGGAATCCAAGATACTTCAAT GTATCAAGAACCGATTCTCTGCAGGCTATGTCTCTTTACCGGATCAGAACAAGATTTGGACATTGACAGTGAGCCCAGAGCTCCGGGAAAAGACGCCTTTAGTGATGGTTCATGGTTTTGGAGGTGGGATAGGACTTTGGATTCAAAACATAGACCGCCTTAGCTCACGGCGGGCTGTCTATGCTTTTGATTTATTGGGATTTGGGCGTAGCTCCCGACCAACCTTTCCAAGTGATCCAGAAGCGGCAGAAGAGCAGTTTGTATCATCCATTGAGCAGTGGAGAGAGGAGATGGGAATTAAGGACATGATTCTCCTGGGGCATAGCTTGGGTGGATTCCTGGCTACATCGTATTCTACGAAATACCCACAGAG AGTGAAACATCTCATTCTTGTTGATCCATGGGGCTTCCCAGCCTTGCCAACAGACCCCAGTGAGCTGCGTTCTCCTCCAGCATGGGTTAAAGCTATTGCAGCAGTTCTTGGACGATCCAATCCTTTGGCTGTTGTGAGAGCAGCAGGACCTTGGG GTCCCAGATTGGTGCAAAGATTTCGTCCAGACTTGAAAAGGAAATTTGAGGAGTTCTTTGAGGACGACACTATAATGGAATACATTTACCACTGCAATGCTCAGACACCAAG TGGTGAAAGTGCTTTCAAAGCCATGATGGAGAGGTTTGGCTGGGCTAAGCGACCGATGTTGCCTCGTCTTAATTTGATTCCTAAAACTCTTCCCATCACATTCATCTATGGGGCAGAGACctggattgacagcagcacgggGGAAAAGGCCAAGGAACTACGACCTGACTCTTATGTGCATACACTG GCCATCAAAGGTGCCTCTCACCATGTATATGCAGATCAGCCAAATATCTTCAATGAAGTGGTGGATGAGATTTGTGATGCGGTGGATTGA